A single window of Liolophura sinensis isolate JHLJ2023 chromosome 6, CUHK_Ljap_v2, whole genome shotgun sequence DNA harbors:
- the LOC135468509 gene encoding mitochondrial import inner membrane translocase subunit Tim9-like, with translation MAQPQSLDTEATVKQFKEFLLSYNKLSEMCFNDCATDFTTRKVLDSEDKCSLNCMEKYLKMTQRISLRFQEYQLQQSEGASVMPGMMQR, from the exons ATGGCTCAGCCTCAGTCATTGGACACAGAAGCCACTGTGAAACAG ttcaaGGAGTTCCTATTGTCatacaacaaactttctgagaTGTGTTTTAATGACTGTGCTACTGATTTCACAACAAGAAAAGTTTTAGATTCAGAG GATAAGTGTTCCCTGAACTGTATGGAGAAATATCTGAAGATGACTCAGCGGATTTCTCTGCGCTTTCAGGAGTACCAGCTCCAGCAGTCTGAGGGGGCAAGTGTCATGCCAGGGATGATGCAGAGGTAG